The Candidatus Latescibacterota bacterium genome contains a region encoding:
- a CDS encoding glycosyltransferase — translation MRPERILIVTSSLSVGGAEMHILDLCRFLVGKGKVPAVLHLSGSGSTVAERLSREGVELLPFEISSLYRLLFPSILADLKKAVRVFAPDIIHAHLYHGEIVGIAASLLSRVPVVATRHSTGLEFNGFRRSIVRLLRHLYSRVISVSDEAREEARKLGFPYERISVIPNGVDTSRFHPVSGAERTTGRREWEERLFGSFEPEGVVVGTLGGLKKVKNHSLFIEMAVELRNRALPGSSGPRFVIIGEGPERPLLERKVAEAGAGSWIVLPGMEKYPENVLPLMDLFVLTSDTEGVPIAVLEAMSCGLPCVATDAGGTVEILGGSGMVVKKQDVGELVECVLAMLSDPDMASTVGATLRERAVTDYDINVWGERILGVYGDSLSR, via the coding sequence GTGAGGCCGGAGCGGATACTAATCGTAACGAGTTCCCTGAGTGTGGGGGGAGCCGAGATGCATATCCTCGATCTTTGCCGGTTTCTTGTGGGGAAGGGAAAGGTTCCAGCTGTTCTTCATCTTTCAGGATCAGGATCCACTGTCGCTGAAAGATTGAGCCGGGAGGGAGTGGAACTGCTGCCATTCGAGATCTCATCGCTATATCGACTGCTGTTTCCCTCGATCCTTGCCGACCTGAAAAAGGCGGTCCGTGTTTTTGCTCCTGATATCATCCATGCTCATCTCTATCACGGGGAGATCGTCGGGATCGCAGCGTCACTTCTTTCGAGAGTGCCGGTAGTGGCGACCAGGCACAGTACCGGGCTGGAATTCAATGGGTTCAGAAGATCGATAGTAAGGCTTCTGAGGCATCTATACAGCAGGGTGATATCAGTAAGTGACGAGGCCAGGGAAGAAGCGAGGAAGCTGGGCTTTCCGTACGAGAGGATCAGCGTGATCCCGAACGGAGTAGATACTTCGAGATTCCACCCTGTGAGTGGCGCAGAAAGAACGACAGGGCGCAGGGAATGGGAGGAAAGGTTATTTGGAAGCTTTGAACCTGAGGGGGTCGTAGTCGGCACACTCGGGGGGCTGAAAAAGGTGAAGAATCATTCCCTGTTCATCGAAATGGCTGTCGAACTGCGGAACAGAGCGCTTCCGGGATCTTCCGGTCCCCGGTTCGTTATAATCGGGGAAGGTCCAGAGCGGCCTCTTCTCGAGAGGAAGGTGGCCGAGGCCGGGGCAGGTTCATGGATAGTACTTCCGGGAATGGAGAAGTATCCTGAGAATGTGCTGCCCCTTATGGACCTGTTTGTTCTCACTTCTGATACAGAGGGCGTACCGATAGCGGTACTCGAGGCCATGTCCTGCGGCCTGCCATGCGTGGCGACTGATGCAGGTGGAACAGTTGAGATCCTGGGTGGTTCGGGCATGGTGGTAAAAAAACAGGATGTGGGGGAGCTCGTGGAATGTGTTCTCGCGATGCTTTCTGATCCAGACATGGCGAGTACTGTGGGTGCAACTCTCAGAGAAAGGGCTGTGACTGATTATGATATAAACGTGTGGGGTGAGAGGATCCTGGGAGTGTACGGAGACTCATTGTCCCGTTGA